The Jeotgalibacillus haloalkalitolerans DNA segment GATGGCGTATATTGATAATGTTGCGTCGATTGCAGCAACCAAGCATTCACGCTCATTAGTAGTCACAGCTTCCACTGATTCTGTCGACTTCCTAAAGCCGATCCGCGTTGGAGATGCTGTTACATTAGAGGCTTTCGTTTCTTATACAGGTAAAAGTTCAATGGAAGTTTTCGTCAGAGTGACAACTGAGAACCTGCTTTCAGGTGACCAATCTGTTGCAGCAATCTCCTTTTTAACATTTGTGGCCATTGATAACGAAGGTAAGCCAATTCCGGTACCGGATATTGTACCTGAAACCGAAGAAGAACGCTGGCTGAATGAAACGGCCGAAAATCGTGCTGAACACAGAAAAGCAAGAAAGCTCCACAGTCAGGAGCTGGCAGCATTTTTCACGCCAAAGCCGCACGAATAAAATAAATCCTTTACCAAAACCTCTCACTTTACTTAAAGTGGGAGGTTTTTTTGCCGATAGTATGAGGGTGTGTAAAAAAAGGGCTTCTATTGACTATATGCACAAGGATATAAACAAGCAATTGGAGGACTTAACGAAATGAAAAGATTGATGATCTTATGTGGTTTGCTGGCAGTATTCATACTATCTGCCTGTACAGGCCAGCAGAACACAGAAAAAGAATTTGCAGCAAAAGTGGGTATTATGCTTTCTGATACCGGCTTGGGAGATGGATCGTTTAATGATGGTGCTTTTGACGGCCTAGTTCGTGCCCGTGATGAACTGAATATTTTATTTGATTATCGCGAAGCGCCGGACGGTAACTATTCTGACCATCTCACAGCATTATCAGAACAGGATTATGATTTAATTATCGGACTTGGTTTTTCAGTTCAGGAAGCACTTGAAGAGGTAGCTGTCGCTTACCCTGATCAGCAATACATACTGATTGATGGGGTCTCTGATGTTGAAAATATAATTTCAATGACTTTTAAAGATCACGAAGGCAGTTATCTGGTAGGCACAGTCGCCGCACTTGCTTCAACATCTGGCGTGATCGGTTTTATCGGCGGTGTTGATGCTCCCGTCATTAACCGTTTTGAAGCGGGCTTCCGCGCCGGTGCTGAAATGGCTGATCCGGATATCGAAATTATTACAGATTATGCAGGCAGTTTCGGGGATGCCGACCTCGGACGCTCGCTTGCTGACAAACAGATTGAACAGGGAGCGGATTTTATCTACCCTGCTGCCGGCTATACAGGAACCGGTGCGATTTTAGAAGCGCAGGCTCAGGGAATCTATTCAGCAGGAGTGGATACGGACCAGTTTTATACTGCTGAGCAATCTGTCGTAACCTCTATGGTAAAAAATATCGATACTTCAGTATTTAATTTAATTCAAGAGTTAACTGAAGGTGAATTATCTTCTGAAGCGTATGTATTAGGTCTCGCTGAAGAAGGTGTGGGTCTCGCGGAAATCAGGCTTTTTCAGCCTGGTGACAAAGCGCAGGCACTCATAACGGATACACAGCAGAAAATCATATCAGGTGAAATAACAGTACCTGAGACCATTCAATAAAGGAGTCATTATGAAACTGAGTAAACGTTTATACTTATTATCATTAATTCCGTTAATTCTTTCTACTGTCATCATTCTGTTTATTGTCTGGCAGATGGTCAGTCTGAATGCATCAGGAGAAGATGACGCAGAAATTTTAACCGATCTCGAAAAATTAAACAGTGAACTATTGATCATCCAGCAATCCCTCTCTAATTTCAGTTTGAGTCCTACTGAAAATAACCGTTTGACGACTCAAAATCAGATGGATCAGACACTTGTACTGATGGATGAGTTGCAATCCAAACTGCCTGAAGCGGACTTAAAAGAACAGCTTTCAACTGTACAGGATAAGTTTATTCAGCTTAAGGATTCTTCAGGTGAGGCACTGAACCAGGGTGATATTGCAGAGGCAAGCCGCCAGTCTGCACGTACAGGCGGGGTCATCAATGATGTATTCTATCTCAAAGTCCTGTCAGATGACTGGTATCGCAATAAGCTTGCCACCAGCGAACAGCAGATCTCTATGATTGTATGGGTATCTATGATTGCTGTTGCTGCAATTATTGTCATTTCGGTTACAGCAGCAACGATCATTTCAAAGCGTATTACACGTCCGCTCAACAAAATGCTGAACCAGGCGTCACGTGTCGCCAAAGGAGATTTGACTGTAGACGTACCTGCCCAGTCCGGCAATTCCAGATTCGAAATACACCTTCTTGCAAACTCGTTCAGGGAGATGATTCTGAGTCTGCGTCAGACAGTAGAGTCAGTGGATCAGTCAAGCAGCCGTGTTTCAGCGTTTGCAAATGAAGTCTCAGGAAAGGTAAATGAATTAGAGGAAAGCGGCAACCAGATTGCAGCTTCAACAGATGACCTCGCGAGGGGCAGTCAATCAATCTCAGAGGATATTCAATCAACTTCTGAGAAAATGGCAGAATTGAATCAGACTTTTATTAAGAGTGAAACGCTAACGGAACGTTCAGCTGACAAAGGTCACCAGGCATTAATGTCGGTAACTGATGGCCGCGAATCCCTGAGTCGTCAAAAAAGATTTACTATAGAGAATACAGAAGCTGCTTCATTAATTTCCAGAGAACTATCTGCATTTTCAGCTTTTACCGACGAGATTCAGGATGCTGCAAAGTTCGTGAAAGAAATTGCTGATCAAACCAACCTGCTTGCATTAAACGCAGCAATTGAAGCTGCAAGAGCCGGTGAACAGGGAAAAGGCTTTGCAGTTGTTGCAGATGAAGTTAAAAAACTCGCAGGACAATCAGCAGATGCTACTGAAAAAATCACTTCAATGGTGATGAATATACAAAACGGCATGAGCGGTATTACAGATGCTGCTGCAACCGGGCAGCGGCTTTCAGCAGAGCAGCTTGAATCCATGAACCTGACAGAGCAGGCATTTGAAGATATCGCGCAAAAAGTAAGGGAAATTGATCATGAACTGAAGTCACTCACCATCAGCATGAAGCAATCCTCATCTTACACTTCAGAAGTAACAGCTGCTATGGAAAATGTCTCAGCTGTCACTGAAGAAACAGCGGCAGGTACAGAAGAAATCTCTGCTTCTGCTGAAGAACAGCAGGTGTCTTTTGGAAAAGTCAGGGAGTCAATGATGCAATTACAGGAAATGAGTCTTACAATGCAGCAGAAAATGCAGCATTTCAAATTACCTACTTCCGGGTATAAAAGGTAGAAAAGTGATGTAAAAACCCTTTCAGTTCTATTGATGAAAGGGTTTTTTTCGTTACAAATTCATTATTCTTTTATTACAAAGCTGTCATTACTTCTGATCGCATATATTGTAACCCCTGTTCTGAAGGGAATCACGCTTTGTCGAATCCGCCCCGGTCTGTTCCCCGCTGATGTAACATTCCCTTATCCCTACCTTTGTCACTCTACGCTGTGCTGTATTTAGTCTATACTACTCGGAGAATACTGTTAAATTCGGACGACGATGATGATAACGGAGGAATGTTGTATGCTTTCAAATGCTGAAATCGGTATCGACTTAGGTACTGCTAATATACTTGTGTATAGTAAAAGTAAAGGAATTATTATGAATGAGCCGTCGGTTGTTGCAATCGATGTAAATACCAAAAAAGTCTTAGCTGTCGGAACAGACGCTAAAAGCATGATTGGTAAAACACCAGGGAATATCGTGGCAGTCCGCCCTTTAAAAGACGGCGTCATTGCTGACTTTGATGTCACAACGGAAATGTTGAAGCACATTATGTCTTCAATTGGCAAAAAGATGGGCTTCTCACTGCGTAAGCCAAGTGTTGTTGTATGTACACCATCGGGCGCTACGTCTGTTGAAAGAAGAGCCATCCAGGACGCTGTAAAGCACAGTGGTGCGAAGCACGTTCACTTAATAGAAGAGCCGGTTGCTGCTGCGATCGGAGCAGATCTTCCTGTCGGCGAGCCGGTTGCCAACGTAGTTGTGGATATTGGCGGCGGAACAACAGAAGTCGCGATCATTTCATATGGCGGCGTTGTATCCTGCAATACAATACGCGTGGCCGGTGACAAAATGGATGAAGACATCATTCAGCACGTCAGAAAGGCTTATAACCTGTTGATTGGTGAGCGGACAGCTGAACAGATTAAGATGGAAGTTGGACATGCACCGATACAGCATGACGTAAGGGAAATGGAAATCCGCGGACGTGACCTTGTAACAGGTCTCCCGAAAACCATTACACTTCAATCTACTGAGGTTCAATCTGCTATTCAGGAGTCACTGTTAAGTATTCTTGAGGCAATTCGTTCAACACTCGAGAACTGTCCTCCCGAACTAAGTGGTGATATCGTAGACCGCGGTGTGATCTTAACAGGCGGCGGTGCACTGCTGAACGGCCTGCAGCAATGGCTGAGTGAAGAAATTGTTGTACCTGTGCATATTGCGCCAAACCCGCTTGAGTCTGTAGCGATCGGAACGGGCAAGTCATTATCTGTCATTGACAAGCTTCAAAAAGCAGCTAAATAAGCTAAAAAAGCCCGGGACAAATAGTCTCGGGCTTTTAAGATCGTTCCGCTGCGCTTCATGCGGACGCTTTCCGGACGGAGGTTGCTGAGCCTCCTCAGCCTGCTGCCTGCGGGTCTCAGCTTCCCTCTATACTTCCCGGAGTCGCCGCCTTCCGCCCCGCTGCACTAACATTTTATTAATAAATTGGATAATGAATCAAACTTATGTTTTGTCAGCAGACTCTCTTTTCTATTTAACTCCTGTAAAAGGGCACACGTTACTCTTCTTCTCATTTTTCTGAAGCAGTGAATCCTGATAAAAGAAATTAGGTGATTTCCATGTGTTATCATACTGCTTGTGAAAAATATGAGTGGATGCCGGTGATACAGGTGGAATCAGCCAGGTCCAGTCCCCGGTTACTTCCCTTCCTGCCTCTTTCTCTTTCTGTTCAAATAATTGAAACTGCTGACTTGCCGAATGATGATCGACAATACTCACACCCGCCTGTTTAAAAGAATGCATAACGGCTGTGCAAAGCTCAATCACTGCACGGTCCTTCCACATTGAAGACTGCAGCTGAGTGTTCAGATCAAATGCTTCAGCAGTTGCTCTCAGCATGTTGTAACGGTTCTCATCAGTGAAATTACGTGCAGCAATTTCCGTTTCCATATACCAGCCGTTAAATGGCGCAGCCTGATATTCAATGCCACCGATCTCAAGCTTCATCTCAGAAATGATCGGCACTGCATACCATTTCAAATCAAGTTGATTAAATGCCTGGTTTTCCGTGTGTGTAATCTGAACCTCTTTAACCAGATGATTAGGAATCTCAAACAAATAAGGCTCATTTACGCCAATCTGAATGACAATCGGAAGAATATCAAAAGGTGTACCCTTCCCCTTCCAGCCAAGCTGCCGGCAAAAATCAGTAAATTCAACTGAATGCGGGTCGCCGGTAATGGTCCCATCGTTTTGTTTGTACCCTGCATACCGGATCAATTGATGATTATAAATCCTGACAGGGTCTTCTGATGTGCCTGCTGGTTTAAACACGGTAACGGTGGAACGGATTTTCCCGCCATTGGTGGCATACTCAATATGCTGAAGCAATGCCTCTTTCACTTCTTCCTTTGTTGCGGCATCTCTCCGGT contains these protein-coding regions:
- a CDS encoding BMP family lipoprotein, coding for MKRLMILCGLLAVFILSACTGQQNTEKEFAAKVGIMLSDTGLGDGSFNDGAFDGLVRARDELNILFDYREAPDGNYSDHLTALSEQDYDLIIGLGFSVQEALEEVAVAYPDQQYILIDGVSDVENIISMTFKDHEGSYLVGTVAALASTSGVIGFIGGVDAPVINRFEAGFRAGAEMADPDIEIITDYAGSFGDADLGRSLADKQIEQGADFIYPAAGYTGTGAILEAQAQGIYSAGVDTDQFYTAEQSVVTSMVKNIDTSVFNLIQELTEGELSSEAYVLGLAEEGVGLAEIRLFQPGDKAQALITDTQQKIISGEITVPETIQ
- a CDS encoding methyl-accepting chemotaxis protein, which translates into the protein MKLSKRLYLLSLIPLILSTVIILFIVWQMVSLNASGEDDAEILTDLEKLNSELLIIQQSLSNFSLSPTENNRLTTQNQMDQTLVLMDELQSKLPEADLKEQLSTVQDKFIQLKDSSGEALNQGDIAEASRQSARTGGVINDVFYLKVLSDDWYRNKLATSEQQISMIVWVSMIAVAAIIVISVTAATIISKRITRPLNKMLNQASRVAKGDLTVDVPAQSGNSRFEIHLLANSFREMILSLRQTVESVDQSSSRVSAFANEVSGKVNELEESGNQIAASTDDLARGSQSISEDIQSTSEKMAELNQTFIKSETLTERSADKGHQALMSVTDGRESLSRQKRFTIENTEAASLISRELSAFSAFTDEIQDAAKFVKEIADQTNLLALNAAIEAARAGEQGKGFAVVADEVKKLAGQSADATEKITSMVMNIQNGMSGITDAAATGQRLSAEQLESMNLTEQAFEDIAQKVREIDHELKSLTISMKQSSSYTSEVTAAMENVSAVTEETAAGTEEISASAEEQQVSFGKVRESMMQLQEMSLTMQQKMQHFKLPTSGYKR
- the mreBH gene encoding rod-share determining protein MreBH, which codes for MLSNAEIGIDLGTANILVYSKSKGIIMNEPSVVAIDVNTKKVLAVGTDAKSMIGKTPGNIVAVRPLKDGVIADFDVTTEMLKHIMSSIGKKMGFSLRKPSVVVCTPSGATSVERRAIQDAVKHSGAKHVHLIEEPVAAAIGADLPVGEPVANVVVDIGGGTTEVAIISYGGVVSCNTIRVAGDKMDEDIIQHVRKAYNLLIGERTAEQIKMEVGHAPIQHDVREMEIRGRDLVTGLPKTITLQSTEVQSAIQESLLSILEAIRSTLENCPPELSGDIVDRGVILTGGGALLNGLQQWLSEEIVVPVHIAPNPLESVAIGTGKSLSVIDKLQKAAK
- a CDS encoding acyl-CoA thioesterase, encoding MKKTMKESRTIQTSHVLPPDTNHHGTLFGGQLMAYIDNVASIAATKHSRSLVVTASTDSVDFLKPIRVGDAVTLEAFVSYTGKSSMEVFVRVTTENLLSGDQSVAAISFLTFVAIDNEGKPIPVPDIVPETEEERWLNETAENRAEHRKARKLHSQELAAFFTPKPHE
- a CDS encoding nitric oxide synthase oxygenase, whose amino-acid sequence is MMEHPLYQKAETFIKQFYIENHFSQEACEKRLLDVLDAIRKTGTYAHTSEELTFGAKLAWRNSNRCIGRLFWNSLNVFDRRDAATKEEVKEALLQHIEYATNGGKIRSTVTVFKPAGTSEDPVRIYNHQLIRYAGYKQNDGTITGDPHSVEFTDFCRQLGWKGKGTPFDILPIVIQIGVNEPYLFEIPNHLVKEVQITHTENQAFNQLDLKWYAVPIISEMKLEIGGIEYQAAPFNGWYMETEIAARNFTDENRYNMLRATAEAFDLNTQLQSSMWKDRAVIELCTAVMHSFKQAGVSIVDHHSASQQFQLFEQKEKEAGREVTGDWTWLIPPVSPASTHIFHKQYDNTWKSPNFFYQDSLLQKNEKKSNVCPFTGVK